The following coding sequences are from one Streptomyces sp. V3I7 window:
- a CDS encoding amino acid ABC transporter ATP-binding protein, with protein MTGIGKSESTSRGPMVKAEGVHKSFGLAHILKGIDLEVNPREVFCLIGPSGSGKSTFLRCINHLEKISAGRLSVDGHLVGYRQKGDKLYELKEKEVAAQRRDIGMVFQRFNLFPHMTALENVMEAPLQVRRETKAVARERAERLLDRVGLGDRKGHYPAQLSGGQQQRVAIARALAMEPKLMLFDEPTSALDPELVGEVLDVMRDLAEDGMTMIVVTHEMGFAREVGDSLVFMDDGVVVESGHPREVLTNPQHERTRSFLSKVL; from the coding sequence ATGACCGGTATCGGCAAGAGCGAGAGCACCAGCCGCGGGCCGATGGTCAAGGCCGAGGGCGTACACAAGTCCTTCGGGCTCGCGCACATCCTCAAGGGCATCGACCTGGAGGTGAACCCGCGCGAGGTGTTCTGCCTGATCGGCCCGTCCGGCTCCGGCAAGTCCACCTTCCTGCGGTGCATCAACCACCTGGAGAAGATCAGCGCGGGCCGCCTGTCCGTGGACGGCCACCTGGTCGGCTACCGGCAGAAGGGCGACAAGCTCTACGAGCTGAAGGAGAAGGAGGTCGCGGCGCAGCGGCGGGACATCGGCATGGTGTTCCAGCGCTTCAACCTCTTCCCGCACATGACGGCGCTGGAGAACGTCATGGAGGCACCGCTCCAGGTCCGGCGCGAGACCAAGGCCGTCGCCCGGGAGCGCGCCGAGCGGTTGCTGGACCGCGTGGGCCTCGGTGACCGCAAGGGCCACTACCCGGCCCAGCTCTCCGGTGGTCAGCAGCAGCGCGTCGCCATCGCCCGCGCGCTCGCGATGGAGCCGAAGCTGATGCTCTTCGACGAGCCGACCTCGGCGCTCGACCCGGAGCTCGTCGGCGAGGTGCTCGACGTCATGCGGGACCTCGCGGAGGACGGCATGACGATGATCGTCGTCACGCACGAGATGGGCTTCGCGCGCGAGGTCGGCGACTCGCTGGTCTTCATGGACGACGGCGTGGTGGTCGAGTCCGGCCATCCGCGGGAGGTCCTGACCAACCCCCAGCACGAGCGGACCCGGTCCTTCCTGTCCAAGGTGCTGTAG
- a CDS encoding amino acid ABC transporter permease: MTDTVDKAPASTVPPEHIKAIPVRHWGRWVAAAAVIAILVLIGLAFSNAKINYAVIPDYLTDPTILSGVWHTLYISVLAMVLGLVLGVILAVMRMSSNPVTSYVAWLYIWFFRGTPVLVQLLLWFNIALIFPILNLGFYKDEMNQVMTPFLAALLGLGLNEAAYMSEIVRAGIQSVDEGQTEASHALGMTQGKTLRRVVLPQAMRVIVPPTGNEFINMLKTSSLAYAVQFNELIKRATDISSASLAVVELYFVASIWYLILTSVFSVFQYYLERRYARGSTRSLPPTPLQRLKQNLRLFGSFRRPEVAR, translated from the coding sequence TTGACTGACACTGTCGACAAGGCTCCGGCGTCCACCGTGCCGCCGGAGCACATCAAGGCCATCCCCGTACGCCACTGGGGCCGCTGGGTGGCCGCCGCCGCGGTCATCGCCATCCTGGTACTGATCGGGCTCGCGTTCTCCAACGCGAAGATCAACTACGCCGTCATCCCCGATTACCTGACGGACCCGACGATCCTGTCCGGCGTCTGGCACACGCTCTACATCTCCGTGCTGGCGATGGTGCTCGGCCTGGTCCTGGGCGTGATCCTCGCGGTCATGCGGATGTCGTCGAACCCGGTCACGAGCTACGTGGCGTGGCTCTACATCTGGTTCTTCCGCGGGACGCCGGTCCTGGTCCAGCTCCTGCTCTGGTTCAACATCGCCCTCATCTTCCCCATCCTCAACCTGGGGTTCTACAAGGACGAGATGAACCAGGTCATGACGCCGTTCCTGGCGGCGCTGCTCGGCCTGGGCCTCAACGAGGCCGCGTACATGTCCGAGATCGTCCGCGCGGGCATTCAGTCCGTGGACGAGGGGCAGACCGAGGCGTCGCACGCACTGGGCATGACCCAGGGCAAGACGCTGCGGCGCGTGGTTCTCCCGCAGGCGATGCGCGTGATCGTGCCGCCGACCGGCAACGAGTTCATCAACATGCTGAAGACCTCGTCGCTGGCCTACGCCGTGCAGTTCAACGAGCTGATCAAGCGGGCCACGGACATCTCCAGCGCCTCGCTCGCCGTGGTGGAGCTGTACTTCGTGGCGTCGATCTGGTACCTGATCCTGACCAGCGTCTTCAGCGTCTTCCAGTACTACCTGGAGCGGCGTTACGCCCGCGGCTCGACGCGCAGCCTGCCGCCGACCCCGCTGCAGCGCCTGAAGCAGAACCTCCGTCTGTTCGGTTCGTTCCGTCGCCCGGAGGTGGCCCGATGA
- a CDS encoding ABC transporter substrate-binding protein, with protein MTASSTRRTTAAHSRLAAVGAIAVAGALLLTGCGDQTDKANGGGSTTANAPLADKLPADIRKAGVIKVGSDIAYPPVEYMQGGKAVGIDPEIADALGKQLGVKFQFQNGKFDQLIVGLQSKRFNVVMSAMNDTKDRQNGIDSETGKKAGQGIDFVDYFTAGTSILVQKGNPKGIKTLDDLCGKVVALQRGTTSEGIAKAQNKKCAKDHKKAIKLQTFDTDPEALLRLKQGASVADLNDFPVAAYNAKTSGAGKDFEVVGDQIEAGPYGIGVSKGNTQLRDALQAAMDAIVKNGDYQKILKKWNVTDGAVTEAKINGGS; from the coding sequence ATGACCGCAAGCTCCACCCGTCGTACGACCGCGGCGCACTCCCGGCTAGCAGCGGTCGGTGCGATCGCGGTCGCCGGCGCCCTGCTGCTCACCGGTTGCGGTGACCAGACAGACAAGGCCAATGGGGGCGGCTCCACCACGGCCAACGCCCCGCTCGCAGACAAGCTCCCCGCCGACATCCGCAAGGCGGGCGTCATCAAGGTGGGTTCCGACATCGCGTACCCGCCGGTCGAGTACATGCAGGGCGGCAAGGCCGTCGGCATCGACCCGGAGATCGCGGACGCCCTCGGCAAGCAGCTGGGCGTGAAGTTCCAGTTCCAGAACGGCAAGTTCGACCAGCTCATCGTGGGTCTGCAGTCGAAGCGGTTCAACGTGGTCATGTCGGCGATGAACGACACGAAGGACCGCCAGAACGGCATCGACTCGGAGACGGGCAAGAAGGCCGGCCAGGGCATCGACTTCGTCGACTACTTCACCGCCGGTACCTCGATCCTCGTCCAGAAGGGCAACCCCAAGGGCATCAAGACCCTGGACGACCTGTGCGGCAAGGTCGTCGCGCTCCAGCGCGGCACCACCTCCGAGGGCATCGCCAAGGCGCAGAACAAGAAGTGCGCCAAGGACCACAAGAAGGCCATCAAGCTCCAGACCTTCGACACCGACCCCGAGGCGCTGCTCCGCCTCAAGCAGGGCGCGTCCGTCGCGGACCTCAACGACTTCCCGGTCGCCGCGTACAACGCGAAGACCTCGGGCGCGGGCAAGGACTTCGAGGTGGTCGGCGACCAGATCGAGGCCGGTCCGTACGGCATCGGCGTCAGCAAGGGCAACACCCAGCTGCGCGACGCGCTCCAGGCGGCCATGGACGCGATCGTCAAGAACGGCGACTACCAGAAGATCCTCAAGAAGTGGAACGTCACGGACGGCGCCGTGACCGAGGCCAAGATCAACGGCGGCTCCTGA
- a CDS encoding NADP-dependent malic enzyme yields the protein MAAEIVNPRSDSGTDQDGGPEPLDSFDPAFALHRGGKMAVQATVPVRDKDDLSLAYTPGVARVCTAIAEQPELVNDYTWKSSVVAVVTDGTAVLGLGDIGPEASLPVMEGKAILFKQFGGVDAVPIALACTDTDEIVETVVRMAPSFGGVNLEDISAPRCFEIEKRLQERLDIPVFHDDQHGTAVVTLAALRNAARLSGREIGQLRAVISGAGAAGVAIAKMLVEAGIGDVAVTDRKGVVSADREDLTPVKRELASFTNKAGHTGSLEDALAGADVFIGVSGGTVPEEAVASMAEGAFVFAMANPNPEVHPDVAHKYAAVVATGRSDFPNQINNVLAFPGIFAGALQVRASRITEGMKIAAAEALASVVGDDLAADYVIPSPFDERVAPAVTAAVAAAARAEGVARR from the coding sequence GTGGCAGCGGAGATCGTCAATCCTCGCAGCGACAGCGGTACGGATCAGGACGGCGGGCCCGAGCCCCTCGACTCCTTCGACCCGGCCTTCGCGCTCCACCGCGGCGGCAAGATGGCCGTGCAGGCCACCGTGCCGGTCCGCGACAAGGACGACCTGTCCCTCGCGTACACGCCCGGCGTCGCGCGCGTGTGCACCGCGATCGCGGAGCAGCCGGAGCTGGTCAACGACTACACCTGGAAGTCGTCCGTCGTCGCTGTCGTCACCGACGGTACGGCCGTCCTCGGCCTCGGCGACATCGGCCCCGAGGCCTCCCTCCCGGTCATGGAGGGCAAGGCGATCCTGTTCAAGCAGTTCGGCGGCGTCGACGCGGTGCCGATCGCGCTCGCCTGCACGGACACCGACGAGATCGTGGAGACCGTCGTCCGCATGGCCCCCTCCTTCGGCGGGGTCAACCTGGAGGACATCTCGGCGCCGCGGTGCTTCGAGATCGAGAAGAGGCTCCAGGAGCGGCTCGACATCCCGGTCTTCCACGACGACCAGCACGGCACCGCCGTCGTGACGCTGGCCGCGCTGCGCAACGCCGCGCGGCTGAGCGGCCGCGAGATCGGGCAGCTGCGCGCCGTCATCTCGGGTGCCGGCGCCGCTGGTGTCGCCATCGCGAAGATGCTGGTCGAGGCCGGTATCGGGGACGTCGCGGTGACCGACCGCAAGGGCGTCGTCTCCGCCGACCGGGAGGACCTGACGCCGGTCAAGCGCGAGCTGGCCTCGTTCACCAACAAGGCGGGCCACACCGGGTCGCTGGAGGACGCGCTGGCCGGCGCCGACGTCTTCATCGGCGTCTCCGGCGGTACGGTCCCGGAGGAGGCCGTCGCCTCCATGGCCGAGGGTGCCTTCGTGTTCGCGATGGCCAACCCCAACCCCGAGGTGCACCCCGACGTCGCCCACAAGTACGCGGCGGTCGTCGCGACCGGGCGCTCGGACTTCCCGAACCAGATCAACAACGTGCTGGCGTTCCCCGGCATCTTCGCGGGCGCGCTCCAGGTGCGGGCCTCCCGGATCACCGAGGGGATGAAGATCGCCGCGGCGGAAGCCCTGGCCTCCGTGGTCGGCGACGATCTCGCGGCCGACTACGTGATCCCCTCGCCGTTCGACGAGCGGGTCGCCCCCGCGGTGACGGCGGCGGTCGCCGCCGCCGCCCGGGCCGAGGGCGTTGCCCGTCGCTGA
- a CDS encoding zinc-binding dehydrogenase, translating into MFAVYAARIDRDQPLTGLELGERPAPEARPGWSTVNVRAASLNHHDLWSLRGVGLPEERLPMILGCDAAGIDADGNEVVLHSVIGQTGHGVGPKEPRSILTERYPGTFAEQVSVPTWNILPKPKGLSFEEAACLPTAWLTAYRMLFTNAGVRPGDSVLVQGAGGGVATAAIVLAKAAGLRVFATSRDETKRKRALELGAVEAVEPGERLSQRVDAVIETVGAATWSHSVKSLRPGGTIVISGATSGDRPSHAELTRIFFLELKVVGSTMGTKEELEDLLSFCAATGVRPVIDEVLPLDRAREGFERMESGGQFGKIVLTNS; encoded by the coding sequence ATGTTCGCTGTCTACGCCGCCCGAATCGACCGGGACCAGCCGCTCACCGGCCTTGAGTTGGGGGAGCGCCCGGCCCCCGAGGCCCGCCCCGGCTGGAGCACCGTGAACGTCCGGGCCGCCTCCCTCAACCACCATGACCTCTGGTCGCTCCGCGGCGTCGGCCTCCCGGAGGAGCGGCTGCCGATGATCCTCGGCTGCGACGCCGCCGGCATCGACGCGGACGGCAACGAGGTCGTCCTGCACTCCGTCATCGGCCAGACCGGTCACGGCGTCGGCCCCAAGGAGCCCCGCTCCATCCTCACCGAGCGCTACCCGGGCACCTTCGCCGAGCAGGTTTCCGTGCCGACCTGGAACATCCTGCCCAAGCCCAAGGGGCTCTCCTTCGAGGAGGCCGCCTGTCTGCCCACGGCCTGGCTGACGGCGTACCGGATGCTCTTCACCAACGCCGGGGTGCGCCCCGGCGACTCGGTCCTCGTGCAGGGCGCGGGCGGCGGCGTCGCCACCGCGGCGATCGTGCTCGCCAAGGCGGCCGGGCTGCGGGTCTTCGCCACCAGCCGGGACGAGACCAAGCGCAAGCGGGCGCTGGAGCTCGGGGCCGTGGAGGCGGTGGAGCCGGGTGAGCGGCTGTCGCAGCGCGTGGACGCCGTCATCGAGACGGTCGGCGCCGCGACCTGGTCCCACTCGGTGAAGTCGCTGCGGCCGGGCGGCACCATCGTCATCTCCGGTGCCACGAGCGGCGACCGGCCGTCCCACGCCGAGCTGACCCGGATCTTCTTCCTCGAACTCAAGGTCGTCGGCTCCACGATGGGCACCAAGGAGGAGCTGGAGGACCTGCTGTCCTTCTGCGCCGCCACCGGTGTGCGCCCCGTCATCGACGAGGTCCTCCCCCTCGACCGCGCCCGCGAGGGCTTCGAACGGATGGAGTCGGGCGGCCAGTTCGGAAAGATCGTGCTCACCAACAGCTGA
- a CDS encoding PadR family transcriptional regulator, whose amino-acid sequence MPPVFAHGRLRLYLLKLLDEAPRHGYEVIRLLEERFQGLYAPSAGTVYPRLAKLEAEGLVTHTTEGGRKVYAITDAGRAELADRSGELADLELEIGESVAELAAEIRADVRGAAGDLRREVRAAASEARRGPAYGERGTFGEYGDRGDKEAWRAAKEEMRRAKQEWKEQARRAKDESRRAREEAQRARHQAQEAQARARAQAQEEVQRIAQRVQERVQDHFTRGDWPNGVREGLTELAKEFGEFGKEFGKDYSFGRPGSGAGAGSGSGSGSGSGSGSGSAKSAPAPEYTETPEDFPAAYEPAWAHESPTGDPVRDLDRLLDRFRDDIRDAARDHGVTPGQLDDARRHLSTAAAHIGAILRRPTV is encoded by the coding sequence ATGCCTCCCGTCTTCGCCCACGGCCGCCTCCGCCTCTACCTGCTCAAGCTGCTCGACGAGGCCCCGCGCCACGGCTACGAGGTGATCCGCCTCCTCGAGGAGCGTTTCCAGGGGCTGTACGCACCGTCGGCGGGCACCGTCTACCCCCGGCTGGCCAAGCTGGAGGCCGAGGGCCTGGTCACCCACACCACCGAGGGCGGCCGCAAGGTGTACGCCATCACCGACGCCGGCCGCGCCGAACTGGCCGACCGCAGCGGTGAACTGGCCGATCTGGAGCTGGAGATCGGTGAGTCGGTCGCCGAACTCGCCGCCGAAATACGGGCGGACGTGCGCGGCGCCGCGGGCGATCTGCGCCGCGAGGTGCGGGCCGCCGCCTCCGAGGCGAGGCGCGGGCCGGCGTACGGCGAGCGCGGCACCTTCGGGGAGTACGGCGACCGGGGCGACAAGGAGGCCTGGCGCGCGGCCAAGGAGGAGATGCGCCGCGCCAAGCAGGAGTGGAAGGAGCAGGCCCGGCGCGCCAAGGACGAGAGCCGCCGCGCCCGCGAGGAGGCCCAGCGCGCCCGCCACCAGGCCCAGGAGGCCCAGGCGCGGGCACGGGCCCAGGCCCAGGAGGAGGTCCAGCGCATCGCACAGCGGGTCCAGGAACGGGTGCAGGACCACTTCACCCGGGGCGACTGGCCCAATGGCGTTCGCGAGGGGCTGACCGAACTGGCCAAGGAGTTCGGCGAGTTCGGCAAGGAGTTCGGGAAGGACTACAGCTTCGGCCGCCCCGGCAGCGGCGCCGGCGCCGGTTCCGGTTCCGGTTCCGGTTCCGGTTCCGGTTCCGGTTCCGGTTCCGCCAAGTCGGCGCCCGCGCCGGAGTACACCGAGACCCCCGAGGACTTCCCGGCGGCGTACGAACCGGCCTGGGCGCACGAGAGCCCCACCGGCGACCCGGTCCGCGACCTCGACCGACTGCTGGACCGCTTCCGGGACGACATCCGCGACGCGGCCCGCGACCACGGGGTCACGCCGGGCCAACTCGACGACGCCCGGCGGCATCTGTCGACGGCTGCGGCCCACATCGGCGCGATACTGCGCCGCCCGACGGTCTGA
- a CDS encoding DUF4097 family beta strand repeat-containing protein — protein MSEWSVAEPRKLTFDAPVSDLHVRIVNGTVNVVGTEEGSARLEVTSIEGPPLVVTQEGGTLTVAYEDLPWKGFLKWLDRKGWRRSAVVSLAVPADTRVEVGVVGAGAVVSGIRGTSVVKGVTGDTTLVGLSGPVRADTVSGNLEAQAVTGDLRFNSVSGDLTVLEGAGSAVRADSVSGSVIIDLDPDGPTDVRLTSVSGEIAIRLPHPADAEVEANTASGTISNAFDGLRVHGQWGAHKITGRLGAGNGKLRATTVSGSIALLRRPPREDEDIAGSDGTKSSAAGAKPAGSTAGAPDDTGENADSGQGGGASSTPADGTTDKKVL, from the coding sequence ATGTCCGAGTGGTCCGTCGCCGAGCCGAGGAAACTCACCTTCGACGCTCCCGTGAGCGACCTGCATGTGCGCATCGTGAACGGAACGGTCAACGTCGTGGGCACCGAGGAGGGTTCCGCCCGCCTGGAGGTCACCTCGATCGAGGGACCGCCCCTGGTGGTGACCCAGGAGGGCGGCACGCTGACCGTGGCGTACGAGGACCTGCCCTGGAAGGGCTTCCTCAAGTGGCTCGACCGCAAGGGCTGGCGGCGCAGCGCCGTGGTCTCCCTCGCGGTCCCGGCGGACACGCGCGTGGAGGTGGGCGTGGTCGGCGCCGGCGCCGTGGTCTCGGGGATCCGGGGGACGTCGGTGGTCAAGGGCGTCACCGGTGACACGACACTCGTCGGGCTGTCCGGCCCGGTGCGCGCGGACACGGTGTCGGGGAACCTGGAGGCCCAGGCCGTCACCGGCGATCTGCGCTTCAACTCCGTCTCGGGCGACCTGACCGTCCTCGAAGGCGCGGGCTCCGCCGTGCGGGCCGACTCGGTCAGCGGCTCGGTGATCATCGACCTCGATCCGGACGGGCCGACCGACGTCCGGCTGACCAGCGTCTCCGGGGAGATCGCCATACGTCTGCCGCATCCGGCGGACGCGGAGGTGGAGGCGAACACGGCGAGCGGCACGATCTCCAACGCCTTCGACGGACTGCGCGTCCACGGCCAGTGGGGCGCCCACAAGATCACCGGCCGCCTCGGCGCGGGCAACGGCAAGCTCCGGGCCACGACGGTCTCCGGCTCCATCGCGCTGCTGCGCCGCCCGCCCCGGGAGGACGAGGACATCGCCGGCTCGGACGGCACCAAGTCTTCGGCAGCGGGCGCGAAGCCCGCCGGGAGCACGGCCGGAGCACCGGACGACACGGGGGAGAATGCAGATTCCGGCCAGGGTGGCGGCGCGAGCAGCACCCCGGCCGACGGCACGACCGACAAGAAGGTGCTCTGA
- a CDS encoding DUF6104 family protein, whose product MYFTDRGIEELEKRRGEEEVTFEWLAEQLRTFVDLNPDFEVPVERLATWLARLDDEDDD is encoded by the coding sequence ATGTACTTCACCGACCGCGGCATCGAGGAGCTGGAGAAGCGGCGCGGCGAGGAGGAGGTCACTTTCGAGTGGCTTGCCGAGCAGCTGCGGACCTTCGTCGACCTCAACCCGGACTTCGAGGTTCCGGTGGAGCGCCTGGCGACCTGGCTGGCCCGGCTCGACGACGAGGACGACGACTAG